Genomic DNA from Natronincola ferrireducens:
TGGGTTAATAGTTACGCCTGGATTTATAGACCTTCACATCCATGAAGGAAGTTATTATGCAGACAAGAAGAAATTTGATACAAATATCTTTGAAAGCATGTTAAAGATGGGGGTAACCACAGGCATTGGAGGGAATTGTGGGATAGGACCTGAGAGACCAGATGAATATTTAGATGCAGTAGATAGTATTGGTATACCTATCAATTTAGGCTTGTTTGTACCCCATAACATTTTAAGAAAAGAAGTTAATCAACTAGACAAATATGCTATAGCTTCTGGAGATGATATTAATAAAATGCAACAACGAGCAGCGTATTACCTTGATAAAGGATGTATTGGTATCTCCTTTGGGATACGATATATACCTGGACTGACTAAAGAAGAACTAGTACATATTAGTAAAGCAGCTAAAAGAGACAATAAGTTGCTTAGTGCTCATATAAGAGATGATGCAGCATATGTTATGGCTGCTGCTGAAGAATTTATTAACATTGGAAAGGAAATAGGTGTACCAATACAAATATCTCATATCGGTAGTATGGCGGCTTTTGGAGAGATGGAGAGGTTTTTGAGCTTAATCGATCATCATGTTGCTAAAGGCGTAGATATAAGTTGTGATTGTTATCCCTATGATGCTTTTAGTACAGGCATTGGAGAAACAACCTATGATGATGGTTTTTTAGAGCGGTATGGCATAGGCTATGATAGGATAGAAATAGCAGAGGGTAAATATCGTGGACAGAGATGTAATGAAAAAATTTTTAAAGAGTTGAGAGAAAACTATCCAGACACTATAACAATAGCCCATGTTATGCGGGAAGAAGAAGTAGATAGGGCACTTACACATCCTAATGTGATTGTAGCCAGTGATGGTTATCTTCATGATGGTCAAGGTCATCCAAGGGCAAGTGGTACTTTCCCTAGAATATTTGCAAAGTATGTAAAAGAGAAAAGAAAATTAAACCTATATGAAGCTGTAGAAAAAATAACTTCTTTACCAGCCAAAAGACTGAATATT
This window encodes:
- a CDS encoding N-acyl-D-amino-acid deacylase family protein, giving the protein MKIAINNGIVVDPKNKVFSKLNITVENGKICDISNLAMDGDTVIDADGLIVTPGFIDLHIHEGSYYADKKKFDTNIFESMLKMGVTTGIGGNCGIGPERPDEYLDAVDSIGIPINLGLFVPHNILRKEVNQLDKYAIASGDDINKMQQRAAYYLDKGCIGISFGIRYIPGLTKEELVHISKAAKRDNKLLSAHIRDDAAYVMAAAEEFINIGKEIGVPIQISHIGSMAAFGEMERFLSLIDHHVAKGVDISCDCYPYDAFSTGIGETTYDDGFLERYGIGYDRIEIAEGKYRGQRCNEKIFKELRENYPDTITIAHVMREEEVDRALTHPNVIVASDGYLHDGQGHPRASGTFPRIFAKYVKEKRKLNLYEAVEKITSLPAKRLNIAGKGHLGIGADGDIAIFSLDKIMDTATFQEPIASPKGFEYILINGTIALQGDSIVEKNLGKTIRK